One Candidatus Wallbacteria bacterium DNA segment encodes these proteins:
- the tsaE gene encoding tRNA (adenosine(37)-N6)-threonylcarbamoyltransferase complex ATPase subunit type 1 TsaE: MEYLSTSPEKTLNLAGDFGVRLQKGNLVSILGGLGSGKTIFVKGIAGSLGIPQDAVKSPTFALLNQYCGSRGILYHFDFYRLVCENAGYRFDWNEILSTGIAVVEWGEACPEQPDYTVKIDKLSGDERRIVIEGSHEPF; this comes from the coding sequence TTGGAATATTTAAGCACAAGCCCGGAAAAAACACTGAACCTGGCAGGCGATTTCGGAGTACGCCTGCAGAAAGGGAATCTTGTTTCCATTCTGGGTGGACTGGGATCAGGAAAAACAATTTTTGTGAAGGGCATCGCCGGCAGCTTAGGCATTCCGCAGGATGCAGTGAAAAGTCCCACCTTCGCATTGCTCAACCAATATTGCGGGAGTCGGGGAATACTGTATCATTTTGATTTCTACCGGCTGGTGTGCGAAAATGCGGGCTATAGATTCGACTGGAATGAGATACTGAGTACCGGGATTGCGGTTGTCGAATGGGGGGAAGCCTGTCCGGAACAACCAGACTATACAGTAAAGATAGACAAACTGTCCGGAGATGAACGCAGGATTGTCATCGAAGGCAGCCATGAACCTTTTTAG